One Alicyclobacillus acidoterrestris DNA window includes the following coding sequences:
- a CDS encoding 3-ketoacyl-ACP reductase, with the protein MDLRNKVALVTGAGKGIGRSIVERLAKEGVHVGLLARTQQDLEQVSAHVRETYGVKTAIAPVDITDRRAVDEAVQKLHQELGSVDILVNNAGTAQFGRIIDMDPEVWERMIQVNLMGTYYVTRAVLPIMVAQNVGNIINISSTAGERASATTSAYSASKFAIMGFTESLMQEVRKNNIRVTALAPSTVNTELAASAGLKIGDEDHMMQPEDVAELVVDVLKLPQRVFVKNAGLWMTNPQ; encoded by the coding sequence ATGGATTTACGGAACAAAGTTGCATTGGTGACTGGGGCTGGCAAGGGAATTGGCCGGTCCATCGTCGAACGTTTGGCAAAAGAAGGGGTTCACGTCGGGCTTTTGGCTCGAACACAGCAGGACCTAGAGCAAGTGTCCGCACATGTGCGGGAGACCTATGGCGTCAAGACGGCTATCGCGCCGGTGGATATTACTGACCGCAGAGCGGTTGACGAGGCTGTTCAGAAATTGCATCAGGAACTGGGTTCTGTCGATATATTGGTCAATAATGCAGGCACGGCGCAATTTGGGCGCATCATTGACATGGACCCGGAAGTCTGGGAGCGCATGATTCAAGTCAACCTGATGGGGACGTATTACGTCACACGCGCCGTTCTTCCGATTATGGTGGCGCAGAACGTTGGGAACATCATCAACATCAGTTCGACAGCGGGTGAACGGGCATCCGCGACAACTTCCGCGTATTCCGCGTCGAAGTTCGCCATCATGGGCTTCACGGAGTCGTTGATGCAAGAAGTCCGCAAGAACAACATCCGGGTGACGGCGCTGGCGCCGAGCACCGTCAATACAGAATTGGCGGCAAGTGCGGGGCTCAAGATCGGCGATGAGGACCACATGATGCAACCAGAGGATGTGGCCGAATTAGTGGTGGATGTTTT